One window from the genome of Nicotiana sylvestris chromosome 9, ASM39365v2, whole genome shotgun sequence encodes:
- the LOC104235390 gene encoding NADH dehydrogenase [ubiquinone] flavoprotein 2, mitochondrial — translation MFGRLAAQRLNEIRTAFRRTPQASRSFSTALNYHIDSPDNNPDLPWEFNDTNKEKVKEILSFYPSNYKQSAVIPLLDLAQQQNGGWLPVSAMNAVAKVIEVAPIRVYEVATFYTMFNRTKVGKYHLLVCGTTPCMIRGSRGIEEAILKHLGVKRNEVTKDGLFSVGEMECMGCCVNAPMMTVADYSNGSEGYKYNYYEDLTPKRAVEIVEAFRKGEKPQRGTQNPGRINCGPEGGNTTLLGEPKAPPCRDLDACSAE, via the exons ATGTTCGGTCGCCTCGCTGCACAACGCCTGAACGAGATCCGCACGGCCTTCCGTCGAACTCCTCAG GCATCGCGTTCTTTTTCGACTGCACTCAACTAT CACATTGATTCGCCGGACAACAATCCAGACCTTCCTTGGGAGTTTAACGATACAAACAAGGAAAAG GTGAAGGAGATATTGTCTTTCTATCCATCCAACTATAAGCAATCTGCAGTGATTCCTTTGCTGGATCTTGCACAGCAGCAAAATGGAGGGTGGCTTCCTGTTTCGGCGATGAATGCA GTGGCTAAGGTTATTGAAGTCGCCCCAATTCGTGTATATGAGGTAGCAACCTTCTACACGATGTTCAACAGGACAAAA GTTGGCAAATACCACCTTTTGGTTTGTGGCACAACACCTTGTATGATCCGTGGTTCAAGAGGTATTGAAGAGGCTATACTGAAGCACCTGGGAGTAAAGCGCAATG AAGTAACCAAGGATGGCTTATTTTCTGTTGGTGAAATGGAATGCATG GGGTGCTGTGTAAATGCTCCAATGATGACGGTGGCCGACTATTCCAATGGATCTGAAGGATATAAATACAATTATTAT GAGGATTTGACTCCAAAGAGAGCTGTAGAGATTGTCGAGGCATTCAGGAAAGGTGAAAAACCACAG CGTGGCACTCAAAACCCAGGTCGTAtcaattgtggaccggaaggagGAAACACTACATTATTAGGTGAACCTAAGGCTCCTCCTTGCCGGGATTTAGATGCTTGCTCTGCTGAAtag